The Nostoc sp. KVJ3 genome contains the following window.
TCTGATATCAAAACTTCCAGACAATCACCCGCATGGATAGGTTTATCCATTAAATAAAGGCGGCTTCCACTGCTTTCTTGCCGTAGCTCTAGCTGTTCCACACACAATACCTCCTCATTCTCCAAGAATATTGTACAAAGCAGAGCGATGCCCTTCTCTACGAGACGCTACGCGAACGGCGCAGGCTCAGGGTAAGACCTACGGCGGTAAACTACGCCCCCTCATCCAACAATCCTCGCTTGTATACTGAGTGCGAATCATCCCAAGAGCAGTACGATGGCGGATTACTTATCAAAACATTATTTTATGGACAAAATGGAGGGTCATTCTTCTTTACAGGTCAGCAAGTCACTGCTAGATAAGATGACAAGTTAACTTACAAGTTAACTTAATATATAGCGTTATTAGTGCGATCGCTTCTTTATTTTCAAGCGAGGAAATGATGAGCGATCGCACTCTTGGCGATCGCACCACACCCCCAACTTACTCGTAGTTCCTAAGTCTGCGGACATCCCAAGGCAATGAGCGCTGGCTTTGCCTCAAAATAGATTGATAAGCTTCTGGCGATAACCAGGAACCGTCCTCTAGTTGCTGGTAGTCTTCTGGTATTTGTTCTGGTGGAGTAGAAGCTGGTAGCGTCCAGGGGCGTTTGGGTTTGGCAGATGGTAAGGCATCAAGACGCTGCTCGATTTGTTCGAGACGTTGATTGATGGGAGTCAGTGCTTGTTCAACGGCGGCGGTTATAGTAGCGATTAATACCTCTGGGTTCCCAAAACTAGAACCAATTTCTGCCTCTCTAGTCTTAAGAGCGAAATAGGTTTGAGCGGCGGCAATTTCTGCTTTTCGCGGGTCGCCGTTCATGGCTGTAAGGTAGCAAGCATAGCGCGATAATTTGTAATCAGATTGCCTAGAACCTCCTCCCTGTTGACGTTCCACCAGATTACCAGCGTTGGTAAAGTGGTTTTTTATGTCGTAGCCTGAGTTTTGGCAAGCAAGTTTTGCCCGTTCAATTGTTTCTTCAAACCTTTGCCATCGAGAGTACCCCAGTAGTGGCTGAAGCTGGCGTGCTAACCAATACTCATTACCATCAGCATCGACAAGTCTAATTTGGTCAAATGGACTTGCACCCTCAGTAAAAGCGATCAAATTCATAAAATCCTCAATGATTAATCTTGATGTGGTAAGTAAGAGGTACGCCCATAAAGCGCACCTCAGTAGGGAATGGGAAAAATTGTTATGCAGCGCTGACTACAAGCAACCCACTTAGGGCAATAATCACCAGCTGCGCTTGTTCTTTCGTCTCGCACCGGGGGCGTAATTCCAAATTGCACGGCTGCGCCACCCACAAGCCATCTGAGTCTGCACGGTAGAAAGTGCCCAGCAGCCTCATACCAGACCACACTCGGTAAAGAGTACCGAAATTAGCATCATCCACAGAATCAATCTCAAACTCTGGTGCTACATCCTCTGCTTGCTCTTCGACATACTGCTCTAACTCAAGTTCTCGCGCAACTTGAGCATCCACTATTATTGGATTCATAGTTTGACCTTTTAAATCGGGTTACAACTTGGGCGATCGCAACTTCTTGGCGGGAGAGCGATCGCCTTTGTTATGCACTTTATTGTAGTGTGTAGGTATGTATATATGTACTTATGCAGTCTAATAGATTTGTAAAGTGTTGAGGTGTTGATGTGTGTAGCTAATGCCAAGACCAAAACGAGCGCAAAAAGATAAATACGGCGAGACGAAGCAGCGATATCAAATCATGTTGACTGAAACTGCATCGCTAGAGTTAGATGCAATATCTGAGGAGTTGGGCATAACCCGAAGTGAATTAATTGAGAAAGCAATTCGCCAAGGGTTATTTAGACAAGTCAAACTAGAACCATCAGAAATGACTGATGACTAAAACCACAGTTCATTTAGTTGTCAACATCAATGGTTGTACAATAGTTGTGTTTTATACTGATGCCCATTGCTGGCAATTCCGGGTAATTAGTCCTGATGGTGGGGTGTTTGGGGAACGTAAGATTTATTACTCGGCTGAAGCTGCACAGAAGGCGGGGCGGGAGTGGATAGGTAAGGGGAGTTGAAGCTTTACTCAACTTCAGTTTCTTCATCACCTTGCACGGTAAGAAGAACTGATTCCAGACGATAACCAGCCTCACGCATATAATATCCAGCCGCGCCAATATCTTCAAAAACGTCATCAAATTGAGGATGAGTTTGTGGAAAAATCTTTCTTAGGCGATCGCCCAGTCGCTCTAGTTCTTGTTGAATTGTGATTAGTTCTTGAGTATCATCATCCATACTTACCTACCACAACGATAACTGCCCCGGTGAAACATTAGACTTACCACCTCTATGGTATAAAAGATGACATGCACTACAGAGAGCTATCAGGTTGCCTCTGTGGTTATTGGCTGGATTTCTGTCCCAGTGGTGTACCTGTAGGGTGTACACTCTGCGTTTTGAGCGTGTCAAATCTGATATTTTTTCACCAGGGGGTATGCAGTGTAACCCACACTTTTGACAACACCACTGAGCTTGTTGCTTAACTGAAGTGGCAATTTCTGACCAATTATCTGGGTAAAGCAAGTGGCTAACCTTCATCGTCAGTTCAAGTTCTGGGAGCTTCTAGAATTTTAATACTTTTTTAGTGTAAAAATAAACCATAAACTATATGCACATTAAGCATTCTGCTGTAAGCACTTGATGTCACGGTGGCGATATTTGAGATAATCTAAATTTGTCAGGCATTTTTTACCTTCAGAATTAGTAAAGATATATTCATCTTCAATTGGTAATTCATTGAATACATCTAAATATTTAAAGGCTTTTACTTGTACCCCAAGCAGTTCGGTAACACCTACATACTGTTCACGGATGCTTGAATGTTCTTCTAAGTATAATATGATATTCGCTACTTCAATAAACTCAAATCTGTAGTTGAAAAAACTATAAGCTATTACCGAACTGGATTGATAAATTTCCTTGTTTTTTCCACAGTATGATCTATATAAGCCCCAAGCATTTTTTACTTGGGGGGAATGTCTTTTTTTCATGGATTGAAATAATATGCTTGTATCATTGATATTGATTAGTATAACTATGCAGTGAATACCACCATTATCTTCATACCTGCCAGCAACTACAGAACGAACCACAGGAAACAAGAATGTGGGATTATTTAATACTTTTAGTAAACGTTTGATTTCCCGTTCAACTTGTGGCTGTTTAGGCAAATATTTTTTGACTTTACAAGCATTGAGTTCCGGCTGAAGCAGTTGAATATAATACTTCTCTTTTTCAGTTAATAAATCAACTGCAAGTTTTTGCCAATAGATTCTGTAAGAGCGTTTTTTATTGGAGCGAATCAATTGTGGATAGCGATGATGCGTTTTTCCCGCCCAACGAGCTTTAATATTAGTAGCTTGCCCAACATACCAAACACAGTCACTTGCATCTACAACCACATAGATTCCCGAACATGATGGTAGACAATACCGTTCGGTAAATGCAACGCTTGACCAATCTTTCCATTCCATGCAGCTTGACCAGGAATCCCTTCATTCTTAGGATTCCCACTTTCGACAGAAGATGCGATGCCCTTCACCCCATCACTCATCATCATCGGGCAAATACAACCCACTACTATCAGTGGGTCTTTTAATCAAAACCTCGGCAACACTGTACCCGTGCCTGCGTCTTTTTTTGTGCGGACATAAGCCTTGGTTGTATCGGTTTTACTATGCCCCAACTGGTTTTGCACCTCAAAAACATTTTTATGCTCGACTGCTCTTGTCGCGTGAGAATGCCGCAACCAGTGACATGAAAACTTCACCTTTGCAGTTTCAGATATATCCTGAATCAACCTTTTTATTGCCCGATCGCTCAATGGCAACCCCCGCTTTTTTGGGTCAGGCGACATATTTGCAAACACGGGCATCTTATCACTAGCCATCCCCCGATACTTTTTGAAAACAAGCGAAGTCTGATGGTCTAACCCAATCTCGCGGTACTTGCCACCTTTGCCTCGGAACTTAATCGTATAGTATCCCCGATTTCTATCCTCTGGTGTCGGGTCGGGATACCACTGGAAATTATGCCAATATAACCCCGGATAATCTTCCTTGGGTTGGCCCGGTTCATCACCCGGAACCGTCACGCGACCCACTTCACCAACCCGCATCCCACTATAAAAAAGCAAATTAAACACCAACCAGTGCTTACCCCCCAACTGCACAGCAGCATTAGCTAGCTTCTTCATCTCCCAATCTTCTAGATACCGCTCAGATTTAGGTAAATTACTGAAATTGTCGTAATTTATCGTACTTGCAATATTCCTTAAAAAATAGCCAATACTCTCACCACTCCCGTAACTCCAGAGCGATCGCAGCATCAGCACTTGGTTAGATTTAGTATAAGGGGAAACCTCACCCCAACTAGCAATAAATTCTAGTAACAATGGTTGCTGGATTAATCTTAAATCAGGTATACCTTGATGACGTACCCAATCGAGCAATTTTTGACCAAATCGGTAGTATTTTCGTTTGGTTTGTTCGCGGTTTTGACTGCCAGCCCAAACCAAAATTAGCTCAGAATCATTATTTACCGAAGGTGTGCGGTAATAGTATTGGCGAATTACCTCCTCTACCAATTCCGGGGTTACTTGCTGTGAAGTATTTGGCGCTACAACCTTTATAGGATTGGCAGGAAGAATTTCTACAGAGCTAACCTCAATATTAGTAACATCCATTGGGGAAATAAGGATTACGCGACCATAAACATATAACTTCCTGGAAGTGAGGTTTCAGGAAGCTTTTATATTCTACGACAACGCAGTGGATATACTGTCCGCGCTCCGCGTCAATAATTCCAAGAGCCTGCACAAAAGTAGCAAGATCCCGAACGGGGTGAAAGACCCAAAACACGGTGGACGATTCTCGAACGGATTTGTACCTGAGCATCCAATTCCTGATATGTTGATAGCAATGCTATCTACTTGATATCGATAGCTGTTGCTATCAATTGCGATATCACTATGCCTAACGAGAACAAACCCAGCGAGATGATCCGCGTCCCCACTCCCCTGATTCCAGCAGTTAGGGAGTTATCCCGGCTGCACCGACAAGGACGAACAAACGAGGTGCTTCACTCTTTAGATGATTTGATAGCAGCGTTAGATAATGGCAGGGGTAGTCCCCACAATCACCTCTCCCAAAACATATCGACGATTTGCTCTCGTCTGGATAATCTAGAATTACGTTTGTCGGATGATATTAGTAGCGATGCATCCAGTAACCAGCATCTCGCCGATTTAGAACAAAAAATCGACTCTATAAATAATCGGCTAGCACAATTTGCCGAGGTAATTATGCAGCTTCAAAGTAATATTAATAATCAACCAAGGCGGGGTAAGTCATACTACGGCAATTCTTATAATCAAGGGCAACCTGTTAAGTTTCAGCCAATTACAGAAGAAAGTTTGGCTTCAAGGTTGGGGGTAACTCCAGAAACTATTCGTAAGGAAAGAGAAAGTCAACCCGCGCCGCTTTTTTTCGCATGGTCTAAGCGCAAGGATACTTCTGGTATTGGCTGGGAATTTAATCAGAAAACGGGATTGTATCATCCAATTACTTGAACCTGACAGCGATGATTATTTTAATAAAGCTATGCTATAAGTAAGTCTGCGGGAATAAACCAAACTATGTTACGCAATGTAAATATGGTTGAAACCCTTACCAATGACCAATGACAAAGGACAAATGACAGACCTCGCCAGTTGTCTTTAATTGCGCCGACCTACTTAGCTCTTTTTTGATACATTACACTAATCACTAGTAATTTTTTTATTTTCCAATTAGTTCTATCAACTGCTAAATATATTGACTGATTTGCTTGAAAAGTTTGAGCTAACCATTGTTGAATTATCGGAAACCACAGTTTTTGTATATTCAGTATTGGTAAAGATGGGATTTGGTTATTTTTTTCGCTGCTGTTAATTAAGTCGTTACTTTTCTGCTAAGAAATTCGATTTAGAAAAGTGTGCCATCACAGATCCATGCCAGTTCCACGAATGAGCCATTGCAGATTCATTACAGTGACAATGTTGATCCAATAAAGATCCATTTGTACGACATACGTATTCTATGTATAATTTTTATTTGCAACAATGCTTAACTATTGACAAAGATTATGCCATGAGAGATCCAATACAAATCCATCAGCGATCCATTACATATTCATCTAACAGTTGATTCGAGTAGCCCAAAAAAACCTTTGGTGAGTAGCAAGCTATGTTGCTGTCCGGACATTTTTTCTGGGGAGAAAAAACGCACCCCCCAGGTGCGGCAACAAACTTGCAGATAAACTGATTTCTGTAACTCATAAGTCAAGTGGAAATCCTCAAAGTTTTTCTGCTTAAATAGCCAACAAAATCGTCGCTCCAGCAGGTCTATTTTGGCACGACCATACATCTGTCGCTTTAACATTTTTAGTCGATTAATATGCCCAACAACTTGGCCATTGCTGACTGACATAGTTACACCTGCTTTCACAGCGTCATAGTCTTCACGCAATCGTAAAGCATTGCGTCGATTTGCAGTCAGATTACTTTGGTGCATCTTGAGATAATAACTACCTCAAACATTCAAAACTCTCTCCCGTACCGCCCTAGCCGCAGCCGACGCTATTTCTTCCCAATCTTCATAATTCAAAACTTCATGTAATAAATCGCGCAAAACTTCATGATTTTGGATATATTGCTCTGCATACAAATCTCTTCGTGCCAATATACCTTCTAATACAGGTATCGCTGTTGATAGGGGTGATTGCAAGCGAGATAGTAAACGCGAGCGGGCAACTTGAAACGCAGCATCTTCCCCTACTCCTAAGTTGCGTTCAGCTAGTAAAAGTCGGATTTCACGGTTGAGGGACACCCGCAAACAAGTCAAACGAACCTTGAGAGCGGGATTTTTCAAGAAACCTACAAATACCTTTTCGCTACCCCAATCTAACCCAGCAGCTACGTCGCAATCAGATTTTTCCTCCGCTTGAATTGCTGCTTGCATCGAAGAGCGATTAAATAATAGTTCAATTGCTTCAGAGACGCTGATGCTTTCTTCGTCCATATCCCATCCCTCCCACTTCTATAATTGTCGCCGCAATAGTCCGTATTCAAAATAAACTAAATCGTCGTTTTCTTCATCTGCTCCGTAGTTTGTCATCATTTGGTCGTCGTAAAATCTTACGCTTCCAGGCAACGAATGCAATCCTACCCTCCCACCATATCCTAGCTCGACGCTTCGGATGCGGGCATATCGTAATAAATTACTTCCAACTCCACGATATCTTGGTAAACGCTGGATTTCCTTTCGATTCCACGGTGCAGTCGTCAAGTATTCAATATATACTAGCCTCCGTCCCAAGGCTTCAATTGAACCGTGACGTTGCGTTTCTATCTTCATCAATCCCTGCGTACAACCTTCTGCCTCTAAAGCATAACCTTCGTATTCTTCATTCCTATCAATAAAATCGCGCTTGAAAGCCCAGTCCAGAATTTATCGTCGGCTTCAACTATACGCAATTGCTCAAGCCATAAATTGGCAAAATCATCTACATGATTCGGCGCTAAATCAACAATCAAGCCTTCAATTAATAGATTATCAGCACGCCTGATTAATTCAACTTTTAGCTGCACCTTTTCTACCTGAAACTTCCTAATTATCATTAGATAATAGCTATTATTGGTTCAATAATTGCGCTCAATTCGTCATCTAAAGTACCAATTAGTAATTATTACCTGCGGGAGGCGGCGCGAACAAGATAGTCCTTGGCGAATTTGTCATGTATAAAGCGCGTAATTCAATTTTAACATTGGGCAGATTCTCTGAAAAATTTCAGAGAATTAATATATCTTGACTGACAAGTAAATAACTAATTTATCAATACCCCCTACACCCCACACCCAGCCGGATTCAGATAACTTTGTGATCTACTGAATTTAAATTAGCTTGATAGTGGAGATATAGGTCAAAGATTTGTTGTTGGATTATCTACTACTTAGAAGTTGGATTGGTGTTGGGGAAGAGAGTGAATTGTTGGATTGGTGTTGGATGCTGTAATTTCGATATGTCAATACTTTTGGGTATGTAGGTTGGTTTTGGATGTGTTGGGGAAGAGTGCATATATTCCCCAAAAAGTGCAATTTATCCAACCCAACCAACAGTCCAACCTAATCGACTAATCTGTAACTATCTTCACCTGTACAAATGACTTTCTCTTTTTGTACAAGTAGGTTGAGTTCGTCGCGGATTTGTGCTTCCGATACGCCCTTGAATTTACTACCTGCATTCTGTTTAATTTGACGTGGAGTCTTTGCACCTTTCCCCTTGAGATAATCAACCAGTTTGGTTTGAATCTCGGTTAGTTTGATGTCTGGGCTTACTTGATTAGCATCACTAGCATTTTCATCAACCCGATGATTGGTTGTTTGATTAAGCGAACTATTTATACTAGTCGTAGGGACATCAATATCGAATTCCAGCCTGAGTAGATTATCAAGATATTCCGGACTAACTGTATCAAGTTGAATGGCTGGTTTAATTCCTGGCTTATAACTGGTGATGTCTGGCAGAATATCTAGCTGCATGGGGTCAACTGAGATAAATATTAGCGGTTGTCCTAGTTGCTTGGATTGTGGTTTTAACTCGTTAAATCTTTCTTTTAATGAGGAACGCTTTTCTGCATCTTCTACAATCTTGGCATTAGTTATGAGGTTGTACAGTACGCCATAGCTGTCATTAACTGTACCATCTGCTTCAACGTTGTAATTGCCTTGGGCAATGATGTAAAGGTTTTTTCTAATATTACTGTCACCTATACCCAAGGCAGCTAAATTAAACGATTGAGTATCGATAATCAGGCAAACATTTAGTTCTCTACCGACTGTAATAATGGTGCTGATTTTCTTGAGGTATGGTTGAAACCATGCTTCATCTTTTACTGTTTCGTAGATTGAATGCCAATCGGCTAGGATTAACCTGACTGGTTGATGATCAAATTCATGGCGGCGGTGTTCTGGTACTCGACGGCGTTGGTCGTAAATGCTGTAAACTTGGTCAATGGCAGCCATCGCCAGTTGTGGTTCTAAAGGGTCAAATAAAAGTACCCGTCCTTTTTTGTCTAGCCCACAAAAACTGTCATTCTTTTGAGCGATCGCCCAGACATCAGCTTGGGGAAACCGTTTACTGAACTGGTTGAGCATATAGCTCTCAGTCACCGATTTACCAGCACCAGTACCACCTACAATTAGGGTTGAGCGCTTGGCACCCAAGATGCGATTAAGCGGCTCCAGGGTGGGACTTGCATCATTACTAGAAGTCCGATTTTGGGTTGTTTCAGAGATTTCACCCCCTGTATTCTCACTTTCTAAGCGTGCTTCTTTATCCCCCGAACCTTCTACTTTATCGCTGGGGTCAACTGTTCCTTGTAAAGTTTGGCTTCCTTGCAGGTATGGGGTTTTCTGAGACTTGAGAAAGTTGATGTACTCCTGCTTCTGTTGCTCGCTCATCCCAGCAGTTTCTGCTTCAAACACCGCGTCGTTGGCTGACATCTGGGTGATTTTGATTTCGGTTTCGCCCAAGATTTCGGCTTTTTGGATGTCTACCGTGTGGTCGTTGGCTATCATGTCGAGTGAGGTTTGTAACTCAACCTGCGCCATTGCGAATTCACGGTAATCGTCTAGCAATTGCGATCGCGCTTTAAGTTCTGCTTGTGCCACATCTCGTGTTTCTGCTATGGCTTGGAAGTTAGCCAGTTTGCGCTCGTTGTCTTGGAGGTGACGCAACATCCAGCCCGCAGTGGCAAACCCAACGAATGCACCCATCGCCCACAGGGGTTTGTGGGGGTTAGTAGCTTTGACCAAACCCTTGGGTGAAATACCCTCATTGGGTACAACAACCGTAGGCGCTCCGTCTTTCTGCCACTGCTGCCAGTGCCATAAGGTCATGCGGTAGGGTCGGTTGTGATTATCGGCACACCGTAGTCCTTGTTGGGGAGTGCGGATGCAGAAGTAAATGTGATTTTACCCCCTGCATGACCAAATTTTGAACCATAACGTGACCAAAAGTTAACGTAATTTCAAGCTTTTGAGCCAATCAACAACTTAACTTTATGAATCAAATTATGTCCGCGTGTTTTAAATGTGAACCATAATACGACTAAAAGTTTTATTTTCAGACTTGGTAAAAAATGCCGAGCAAGACACACTAATTTAGTCGAAAATTTTAAACTTTCGGTCAAAATATGATTCAAAATGTCCACGATATGGTTCAAAAATATGTTTAGTCGAAAATTCAGTGATTAAGCGATCGCTCGATACTTGGTTTTAAAAGCTCTCGCTCAAGAACACGTACAAATGAACTATAAAACCCACGTTGCGCCCTGGAATTAAGTTTTGACGTTTTTGGACTCCATTTATAACTTTGAAGTATATGTTGTTCTAGTGCGGAGTGAAGCGTATCGTGTCCGTTTGGTCAAAATATGGTTCAAATCACAGTAAATGCGATCGCTCGCGAACTGAGTCCACGAAGCCGCGGCACAGGTTACGCCGATGGTGAGAGAAACCCCAATGGCTGCAATCTTCTTATCAAAAGGCAGTTGTCCGAACCACTGCATGAAGCTGGACTGCTGCTGACGAGCTAATTGTTCGTGTTTGGGGTCAAGTAGCTCATCTTCTCTCCCTACTAACACTGGTAATGTAAACAACCAAAACAGCGATAACTACTGCAATCCCTACTCCCGTTGTCCAATTTGATTTGTTGGGA
Protein-coding sequences here:
- a CDS encoding ribbon-helix-helix domain-containing protein; protein product: MPRPKRAQKDKYGETKQRYQIMLTETASLELDAISEELGITRSELIEKAIRQGLFRQVKLEPSEMTDD
- a CDS encoding GIY-YIG nuclease family protein; translated protein: MVVDASDCVWYVGQATNIKARWAGKTHHRYPQLIRSNKKRSYRIYWQKLAVDLLTEKEKYYIQLLQPELNACKVKKYLPKQPQVEREIKRLLKVLNNPTFLFPVVRSVVAGRYEDNGGIHCIVILININDTSILFQSMKKRHSPQVKNAWGLYRSYCGKNKEIYQSSSVIAYSFFNYRFEFIEVANIILYLEEHSSIREQYVGVTELLGVQVKAFKYLDVFNELPIEDEYIFTNSEGKKCLTNLDYLKYRHRDIKCLQQNA
- a CDS encoding BRO family protein, which codes for MNLIAFTEGASPFDQIRLVDADGNEYWLARQLQPLLGYSRWQRFEETIERAKLACQNSGYDIKNHFTNAGNLVERQQGGGSRQSDYKLSRYACYLTAMNGDPRKAEIAAAQTYFALKTREAEIGSSFGNPEVLIATITAAVEQALTPINQRLEQIEQRLDALPSAKPKRPWTLPASTPPEQIPEDYQQLEDGSWLSPEAYQSILRQSQRSLPWDVRRLRNYE
- a CDS encoding type IV secretory system conjugative DNA transfer family protein, with translation MTLWHWQQWQKDGAPTVVVPNEGISPKGLVKATNPHKPLWAMGAFVGFATAGWMLRHLQDNERKLANFQAIAETRDVAQAELKARSQLLDDYREFAMAQVELQTSLDMIANDHTVDIQKAEILGETEIKITQMSANDAVFEAETAGMSEQQKQEYINFLKSQKTPYLQGSQTLQGTVDPSDKVEGSGDKEARLESENTGGEISETTQNRTSSNDASPTLEPLNRILGAKRSTLIVGGTGAGKSVTESYMLNQFSKRFPQADVWAIAQKNDSFCGLDKKGRVLLFDPLEPQLAMAAIDQVYSIYDQRRRVPEHRRHEFDHQPVRLILADWHSIYETVKDEAWFQPYLKKISTIITVGRELNVCLIIDTQSFNLAALGIGDSNIRKNLYIIAQGNYNVEADGTVNDSYGVLYNLITNAKIVEDAEKRSSLKERFNELKPQSKQLGQPLIFISVDPMQLDILPDITSYKPGIKPAIQLDTVSPEYLDNLLRLEFDIDVPTTSINSSLNQTTNHRVDENASDANQVSPDIKLTEIQTKLVDYLKGKGAKTPRQIKQNAGSKFKGVSEAQIRDELNLLVQKEKVICTGEDSYRLVD
- a CDS encoding tyrosine-type recombinase/integrase translates to MDVTNIEVSSVEILPANPIKVVAPNTSQQVTPELVEEVIRQYYYRTPSVNNDSELILVWAGSQNREQTKRKYYRFGQKLLDWVRHQGIPDLRLIQQPLLLEFIASWGEVSPYTKSNQVLMLRSLWSYGSGESIGYFLRNIASTINYDNFSNLPKSERYLEDWEMKKLANAAVQLGGKHWLVFNLLFYSGMRVGEVGRVTVPGDEPGQPKEDYPGLYWHNFQWYPDPTPEDRNRGYYTIKFRGKGGKYREIGLDHQTSLVFKKYRGMASDKMPVFANMSPDPKKRGLPLSDRAIKRLIQDISETAKVKFSCHWLRHSHATRAVEHKNVFEVQNQLGHSKTDTTKAYVRTKKDAGTGTVLPRF